The bacterium region CACGGATTAGCACGGATAAATAGCCGATAGCAGAGGACAGAAGACAAAGGTCAAAGGTTAAAAGGTGGTAGGGGCAACCCTCTGTGGTTGCCCAACAAAGGTGGTAGGGGCAACCCCCTGTGGTTGCCCAACACAAGAAGGGCAGGCACAGAGGCCTGCCCCTGCTTAAGGTAAGATGATTAATCCAATTAACCTTCACCAGGATATATTGGGGAAAGCTCAGATTGATTCCCAGCTTGATCAACTGAGGCAAATGGGCCAGGTAAATAATTTTGCCGACCAACTGCGACAGATTCAACAGGAAGAAGGGATGTCCGAACCCAAGAAAGGGGAGAAGGCCAAGCTCCTCGACCTCTGTTATAAAGTTGAGTCTATGCTGGTTTACCAAATGGTTAAAGGTATGCGCAGTACAATCCACAAGACCGATTTCCTCGAGGCCGGCATGGCCGAGGACATCTTCCAGGACATGCTTGACCATCATCGGGCAGAAGATATGTCCAAGACCGGCAATTTTGGGCTGGCCAAACAACTTTACGCCCAATTAAGCCGCTATCTGTAATCTGGCCAATGATATCCCTCAGGTGGATAGGTCTTAGTGGCTAAG contains the following coding sequences:
- a CDS encoding rod-binding protein; the protein is MINPINLHQDILGKAQIDSQLDQLRQMGQVNNFADQLRQIQQEEGMSEPKKGEKAKLLDLCYKVESMLVYQMVKGMRSTIHKTDFLEAGMAEDIFQDMLDHHRAEDMSKTGNFGLAKQLYAQLSRYL